The following proteins are encoded in a genomic region of Sebastes fasciatus isolate fSebFas1 chromosome 14, fSebFas1.pri, whole genome shotgun sequence:
- the ankrd50l gene encoding uncharacterized protein ankrd50l isoform X2 produces MVVVDSLDVGYGDVEEGAKTGSIAQLLAANQHLLPGWLMLVCSVRRQNKAVCKMFSGFRRLSLDDLRKPPPVRDVQQYILCRLDGDATLRRQLTPDTADMLNLLHIKSGGCFLFLERVLDGVAGSLVGLRQIRDIPGTLNGLYLWLCQRLFPRGLFVYVRPLLNVLLAAPRPLTPQQLFTAAWTHDTSLSPPDFQNKLRTLAPLLNDGPGGAKLLFHASFAEWLTDVKYCTQKYLCSRAEGHGMLAMALTLQGPHLDIEDTCQLATHLVCSGHHKENPSLLALWMLWAGVPTLTPSGTTSITQPPVLVNQEVLQLLKRSGLVSAAGFSRVAVHCTGEDVTSLRQAFEREMSVKKLLGSGVSVNQPGSTDGQTLLASAAHEGSANVAELLLTHGSDPLASDQQGQTPLTLASRQGHVQVLSVLLEWTKSQKPEIAVRMMEHVDNEGWTALRSAAWGGHGEAVRLLLDAGADVDGCDAEGRTALRAAAWGGHEEIVLTLLDYGARVDKADSKGRTPLIAAAYMGHHEAVEILLDHNAEVNLADGDGRTALSVAALCVPTVAGVKGYGEVASLLLERRADPGHRDHDGMTPLLLAAYEGHDDVVELLLEAGADIDETAGPNGNVPAAAAVTPLLAAAAMGHMRTVSRLLFWGAAVDAIDCEGRTALCLAAARGSVEVVRALLDRGLDENHKDDLGWTPLHAAACEGHRVVCAALTERGSMARVGEMDIEGRTPLILAAQEGHWSTVRLLLDRRSPIDHRAYDGHSALSAALLEGHAEVAELLMRRGADTDVRDAEGRPLLYLLVLEDRLEKATLLIEKGGVPLESRDSEGRTALHVASWQGCVEMVDLLLKHGANPNAQDAEGRPPMHSVAWTGHADVGRRLLETSAVNIDLACHQRATALSIAAQEGHTNIVAMLLEIGANPNHMDKYGRSPVKVAGKHGHFNIVRLLESYGAKPYVGLLPNSSTVSPSKPNKILSLGILESNGVTATTSSSSVSSPGSTAERFHSMQSSQDSSTCHSLATVQTVPADSLSFIQQIQQHSLPRSRSRPSTLPPPGNSGVGSLYGSSQRHPKGSPPSTVCTVAAMVHNCEPPPKGSSPGLEYHDKMNKQNSNFIKADRTTYAGGKWHSVMASLGITPVQDSPAVGSKNRESPPLGYPYRLQSPRQGEAWDSVPEKNNILSPACYSFSPVPPCSALPEDVMVAMTTTDPQLNLKQAIKLQFEGPTSAALYKRETPL; encoded by the exons atggtggtggtggactCCCTGGACGTCGGGTATGGGGATGTCGAGGAAGGTGCGAAGACCGGCTCCATTGCGCAGCTCCTGGCCGCCAATCAACACCTGCTGCCCGGCTGGCTGATGCTGGTCTGCTCCGTCCGCCGCCAAAACAAGGCTGTGTGCAAGATGTTCTCAG GTTTTCGTAGGCTTTCTCTGGACGATCTGCGCAAACCCCCGCCAGTCCGTGACGTGCAGCAGTACATCCTCTGCCGGCTGGATGGAGACGCAACGCTTCGCCGCCAGCTCACCCCCGACACGGCCGACATGCTGAATCTGCTGCACATCAAGAGCGGCGGCTGCTTTCTCTTCCTCGAGCGCGTGCTGGACGGCGTAGCGGGCTCGCTGGTGGGTCTCCGGCAGATCCGCGACATCCCCGGTACTCTGAACGGCCTCTACCTGTGGCTGTGCCAGAGACTGTTCCCCCGGGGACTCTTCGTCTACGTCAGGCCTCTCCTCAATGTCCTCTTGGCTGCCCCGAGGCCCCTCACGCCCCAGCAGCTGTTCACAGCAGCCTGGACGCACGACACCTCGCTCAGCCCACCGGACTTCCAGAACAAGCTCCGAACCCTCGCGCCCCTCCTGAACGACGGCCCCGGGGGCGCCAAACTACTTTTTCATGCCAGCTTTGCCGAGTGGCTGACGGATGTTAAGTATTGCACACAGAAGTACCTGTGTAGCAGAGCAGAGGGTCACGGTATGCTCGCCATGGCTCTGACTTTGCAGGGACCCCACCTGGACATTGAGGACACTTGCCAGCTAGCCACACATTTAGTTTGCTCAGGTCACCATAAAGAAAACCCTTCGTTATTGGCACTGTGGATGCTGTGGGCAGGTGTGCCAACTCTTACTCCTAGCGGCACCACATCCATAACCCAGCCTCCTGTTCTGGTCAATCAGGAAGTCCTTCAGCTGTTAAAGAGGAGCGGGCTCGTCTCTGCAGCCGGTTTTTCACGTGTTGCAGTACATTGTACAGGCGAAGACGTCACTAGTTTACGGCAGGCATTTGAAAGGGAGATGTCTGTAAAGAAGCTGCTAGGCAGTGGGGTGTCTGTAAACCAGCCTGGTTCTACAGACGGACAGACCTTGCTCGCCAGCGCGGCCCACGAGGGTTCTGCAAATGTGGCCGAACTCCTCCTGACACACGGCTCTGATCCACTGGCCAGCGATCAACAGGGTCAGACGCCGCTGACTTTGGCTTCACGGCAGGGTCATGTCCAAGTGTTGTCTGTTCTCCTGGAATGGACCAAGAGCCAGAAGCCAGAAATTGCTGTGCGGATGATGGAGCACGTAGACAACGAAGGCTGGACGGCACTGCGCTCTGCAGCTTGGGGAGGACACGGCGAGGCCGTCCGGCTTCTGCTGGACGCAGGGGCAGACGTGGACGGATGTGACGCTGAGGGCCGGACTGCTCTCAGAGCTGCTGCGTGGGGGGGGCATGAGGAAATTGTCCTGACCCTGCTGGACTACGGGGCACGGGTCGACAAAGCCGACAGCAAGGGCCGCACACCGCTCATCGCCGCTGCCTACATGGGACATCACGAAGCTGTGGAGATACTGCTGGACCACAACGCGGAAGTCAACTTAGCCGACGGAGATGGGCGCACCGCTCTGTCAGTCGCCGCCCTCTGCGTCCCTACAGTAGCAGGGGTCAAAGGTTATGGTGAGGTAGCAAGTCTGTTACTGGAGCGCAGAGCGGATCCAGGACACAGAGACCATGACGGCATGACACCGTTGCTTCTCGCAGCCTACGAGGGCCACGACGACGTAGTTGAGCTTCTGTTAGAAGCAGGCGCTGATATAGATGAGACTGCCGGCCCTAACGGCAATGTCCCTGCCGCGGCTGCTGTTACTCCCCTGCTGGCGGCCGCGGCAATGGGCCACATGAGGACAGTGTCACGGCTGCTTTTCTGGGGAGCAGCTGTGGACGCCATCGACTGCGAAGGCAGAACAGCGCTCTGCCTGGCAGCAGCGAGAGGCAGTGTCGAGGTCGTCCGCGCCCTGCTGGACCGAGGCCTGGACGAGAACCACAAGGACGACCTCGGCTGGACCCCGCTACACGCTGCAGCCTGCGAAGGCCATCGAGTAGTGTGCGCCGCTTTGACGGAGCGAGGCAGCATGGCACGAGTCGGAGAGATGGACATTGAAGGACGCACCCCTCTTATACTGGCCGCCCAGGAAGGTCACTGGAGCACCGTCAGGCTGTTGTTGGACAGACGTTCTCCAATCGACCACAGGGCGTACGATGGACATTCAGCCTTGAGTGCCGCCCTCCTGGAGGGCCACGCTGAGGTCGCGGAACTGCTTATGAGGCGAGGGGCTGATACCGACGTCCGGGACGCAGAGGGAAGGCCTCTTCTCTACCTCCTGGTGTTGGAGGATCGCCTCGAAAAGGCCACTCTCCTCATAGAGAAAGGAGGGGTGCCCCTGGAGTCCCGGGACTCCGAGGGCCGTACAGCGCTACACGTGGCTTCCTGGCAGGGGTGTGTGGAGATGGTAGACCTACTGCTAAAGCATGGGGCAAACCCCAACGCACAGGACGCAGAGGGGAGACCGCCGATGCATTCGGTGGCTTGGACAGGACATGCCGACGTAGGACGGCGTCTCCTCGAAACCAGCGCTGTCAATATAGACCTCGCTTGTCACCAGAGGGCGACCGCTCTGAGCATCGCCGCCCAGGAGGGACACACAAATATTGTCGCAATGCTTCTGGAAATAGGCGCGAATCCCAATCACATGGACAAATATGGCCGTAGTCCAGTCAAAGTGGCCGGGAAACACGGGCACTTCAACATCGTCAGGCTCTTGGAGAGCTACGGAGCCAAGCCATACGTAGGCCTGTTGCCTAACTCTAGTACCGTCTCCCCCTCAAAACCCAACAAGATCCTCTCCTTAGGCATCTTGGAGAGTAACGGAGTCACagccaccacctcctcctcttcagtaTCTTCTCCCGGCTCCACCGCAGAGCGTTTCCACTCCATGCAGAGCTCCCAGGACTCATCCACCTGCCACTCGTTGGCCACAGTGCAGACGGTGCCAGCAGACAGCCTCAGCTTTATCCAGCAGATCCAACAGCACTCGCTGCCCCGCAGTCGTAGTCGTCCCTCCACCCTCCCCCCGCCAGGGAACTCGGGCGTGGGCAGCCTCTATGGGAGCAGTCAGAGGCATCCCAAAGGCAGCCCTCCTTCCACCGTTTGCACGGTTGCCGCCATGGTGCACAACTGCGAACCGCCTCCGAAAGGCTCGTCGCCCGGACTTGAATATCACGacaaaatgaacaaacaaaacTCGAACTTCATAAAAGCAGATAGGACTACATACGCTGGTGGTAAATGGCACTCAGTCATGGCTTCCCTTGGGATAACGCCAGTGCAAGACAGCCCCGCAGTAGGTTCTAAAAACAGAGAGAGTCCTCCTCTGGGCTACCCGTACAGGCTACAGAGCCCACGTCAAGGGGAAGCTTGGGATTCTGTACCCGAGAAGAACAATATTTTGTCACCCGCTTGCTACAGTTTTTCCCCAGTCCCACCTTGTAGTGCCTTGCCAGAGGATGTCATGGTCGCCATGACAACCACAGACCCGCAGCTTAACCTGAAACAGGCCATCAAACTGCAGTTTGAGGGTCCCACCAGCGCAGCCTTATACAAGAGAGAGACACCCCTGTGA
- the LOC141782291 gene encoding uncharacterized protein LOC141782291, which produces MMFVGTPLGSNSSSPIPVHSPSPDRQSDGLSPALLPQSPPCWAAQARGDLAQAEAELRRILVRHVTETESVKRGLERAILGARREERRLLERVEQDHRDTQQHLEQVQRENMAAARVSQSLLDQRLRKLAQLQQQIQDVGQQSFLDDGGPNQLLKDVTEFLQPWEVSVALKKVNFKPSSQPNAVNFGDIRVQEQSLCLHVGGCGPQGQRCALHSQEMQCEDTNHQAAGGEKSTLGHGWTSPTGRVVRKISLSTRSDLESEEEQNLSSTKICRWLPKCEQSDWESSQDDEMESASFQPEAEDIFLAVPTVLKNMDTEGKEQVYKMNSNGKHYSPRSPRKSITAVSGRKLSPSPERRREHAKLSHCSSLDSQGGDRGKVGQDSNSRLLRYGNSALTSPRMTPREPLTSQSCQDLTSRGRPHSRLSQSSDEHSLGTHGDSGRAPSPTDSLDSSYTFIVSPPHDYSMNRGSLNHNCRLSKSAVDLTHKTRPMISGGTNEHVGLWSVKCSNFNSTSSSTSPTHSRGARVSDMGQTLSYPTYRSLHQPQKKMASSKQPLVARSLSMSVIDGSSQEPKRGRGERGEPALVELEEEGDLSLTAFNPRGVHLIRQFGKQGSGRADLTLPSGIHATPQGLLYTVDCGNARVQVTDLRGNVLQQVTSPTSDGSARRCRNYFDIAVNAKGLIALSCAAERALLVFSRHGRLLQTFGGSGLGSAKDELEAPRGVTVTRLDEFLVADIRKGTLVALKLDLKTGSRLERTVVTGFHRPYLVAACLSSGMVAVSERGNETGGVPCIKVLEPGWNTVRVLGVCSGMGPVLACPWGISIDADGNVLVADWGEQHRVLLYPAQGVGWPIVTQGLSSPRGLTLLPEGQLAVSDSMHHCIKIYQYKATLH; this is translated from the exons ATGATGTTTGTGGGAACTCCTTTGGGTAGCAATTCCTCCTCCCCTATCCCAGTCCACAGCCCCAGTCCTGATCGTCAGTCAGACGGTCTTTCCCCTGCTCTCCTGCCTCAGTCCCCTCCATGCTGGGCAGCACAGGCACGGGGCGACCTTGCACAGGCAGAGGCAGAGCTGCGTCGCATACTAGTGCGTCATGTGACGGAGACAGAATCGGTGAAGCGGGGTCTAGAGCGGGCCATCCTAGGAGCGCGCAGAGAAGAGCGGCGTCTGCTGGAGAGGGTGGAGCAGGACCATCGGGACACTCAGCAGCATCTGGAGCAGGTCCAGAGGGAGAACATGGCGGCAGCCCGGGTCAGCCAGTCCCTGTTGGACCAAAGGCTCCGTAAACTGGCTCAACTTCAGCAACAGATTCAGGACGTTGGTCAACAGTCATTTCTGGATGATGGTGGGCCAAACCAGCTGCTGAAGGACGTTACAGAGTTCCTGCAACCGTGGGAAGTCTCAGTTGCCCTAAAGAAAGTGAACTTCAAACCCAGCTCCCAACCTAATGCTGTCAACTTCGGAGATATTCGTGTGCAAGAACAAAGCCTGTGCCTGCATGTCGGAGGTTGTGGGCCACAGGGGCAGCGGTGTGCTCTCCATTCCCAGGAGATGCAGTGTGAAGACACAAACCATCAAGCTGCTGGAGGAGAGAAAAGCACCCTCGGACATGGGTGGACCTCACCGACAGGCAGGGTTGTCAGAAAAATCAGTCTTTCTACCCGAAGTGATCTGGAATCAGAGGAGGAACAAAACCTCTCTTCGACAAAGATATGCCGCTGGCTTCCGAAGTGTGAGCAGTCTGACTGGGAGTCATCCCAGGATGACGAGATGGAGTCAGCCTCCTTTCAGCCGGAAGCGGAGGACATATTTCTGGCTGTCCCTACGGTACTTAAAAACATGGATACCGAAGGCAAGGAGCAGGTGTACAAGATGAATAGTAATGGAAAGCACTACTCTCCCAGGAGTCCAAGGAAATCGATTACTGCGGTCTCTGGTAGGAAGCTGTCCCCCTCACCTGAACGAAGACGGGAGCATGCTAAGCTGAGTCACTGCTCGAGTTTAGACAGCCAGGGTGGAGATAGAGGAAAAGTGGGACAAGATTCCAATAGTAGACTTTTGAGGTACGGCAACAGTGCCCTCACATCTCCCAGGATGACTCCAAGAGAGCCTCTGACCAGCCAAAGCTGCCAAGACCTCACCTCCAGGGGACGACCTCACTCTCGACTAAGCCAGTCCTCCGACGAACACTCTTTAGGGACACATGGTGACAGTGGCCGAGCACCATCCCCAACAGACAGCCTTGACTCCAGCTATACTTTCATCGTTAGCCCACCTCATGACTACAGCATGAACAGAGGCTCTTTGAACCACAATTGCCGTCTATCAAAGTCTGCAGTGGATTTGACACACAAGACTCGCCCGATGATCAGCGGTGGGACGAATGAGCACGTAGGACTGTGGAGCGTCAAGTGTAGCAACTTCAACTCCACGTCGAGCTCAACCTCCCCAACTCACAGTAGGGGGGCTAGGGTGTCTGACATGGGGCAGACTCTCTCGTACCCTACATATAGAAGTCTGCACCAGCCACAGAAGAAAATGGCTAGCTCTAAACAACCCCTGGTGGCTAGGTCTTTATCCATGTCTGTCATAGATGGTTCCTCTCAAGAGCcaaagagaggcagaggagagagaggagagccaGCCCTGGTGgagttggaggaggagggagacttGTCTTTGACAGCATTCAACCCCAGAGGAGTCCATCTGATCAGGCAGTTTGGGAAGCAGGGTTCGGGTCGAGCTGACCTTACGCTGCCAAGTGGTATCCATGCCACGCCACAGGGCCTGCTCTATACAGTGGACTGCGGAAATGCACGTGTTCAG GTGACTGACCTCCGGGGTAATGTCCTCCAGCAAGTGACCTCCCCAACTTCTGACGGCTCTGCCAGACGATGTCGAAACTACTTTGACATTGCCGTCAATGCTAAGGGTTTGATTGCACTAAGCTGTGCAGCAGAGCGGGCCCTGCTCGTCTTCAGCCGCCATGGTCGCCTGCTCCAGACCTTTGGAGGGTCGGGGTTGGGATCTGCAAAAGATGAGCTTGAGGCTCCCAGGGGCGTGACCGTAACCAGGCTGGATGAGTTCTTGGTAGCCGACATCCGGAAAGGTACACTTGTCGCCCTAAAGCTCGACCTGAAGACCGGCTCCCGTCTTGAGCGCACAGTGGTGACTGGATTCCACCGGCCTTATTTAGTGGCAGCTTGCTTGAGCTCGGGCATGGTAGCTGTGTCTGAAAGGGGCAATGAAACGGGCGGCGTCCCTTGCATCAAAGTGCTGGAACCAGGCTGGAACACGGTGAGAGTTTTGGGTGTATGTTCTGGTATGGGACCAGTCCTCGCCTGCCCGTGGGGCATCTCTATAGATGCAGATGGTAATGTGCTGGTAGCGGACTGGGGGGAGCAGCACAGAGTCCTGTTATACCCAGCACAGGGAGTGGGGTGGCCGATAGTGACCCAGGGCTTGAGTAGTCCACGTGGACTGACCCTGCTACCTGAGGGCCAACTAGCTGTGTCTGACAGCATGCACCACTGCATTAAGATATACCAGTACAAAGCCACCCTGCACTAA